In a single window of the Anaerolineae bacterium genome:
- a CDS encoding GNAT family N-acetyltransferase, translating to MTNNIKIITVDATNVAEHGFFCFKSKPKSEGYQRKLAWLQQRFAEGMQIKLVYEGPRSVGFVEYIPGEYAWRAVNAKDYLVIHCLWVVGKCKKKGYGTRLLNECLEHAQKIGKQGVAMVTSSGVWLADKKLLLKNGFEEVDQAPPSFSLLVKKFNDAPPPSFPTDWDERANRYGQGLTIIRSDQCPYIPDAVAIIADFFAGRNIPTRELELTNAQEVQELSPSPYGLFGVVYNGKLLSYHYLGQKDLIKLMGD from the coding sequence ATGACTAACAACATCAAAATCATCACGGTTGATGCGACCAACGTGGCCGAACACGGCTTTTTTTGCTTCAAAAGTAAGCCCAAATCCGAAGGCTATCAACGTAAGTTGGCCTGGCTCCAACAGCGATTTGCGGAAGGCATGCAGATCAAGCTGGTCTACGAAGGCCCCCGGTCCGTGGGTTTTGTTGAATACATCCCCGGTGAATATGCCTGGCGGGCCGTGAACGCCAAAGATTATCTGGTTATCCATTGCCTCTGGGTGGTGGGCAAATGCAAAAAGAAAGGCTACGGCACGCGCCTGTTGAATGAGTGCCTTGAACACGCCCAAAAAATCGGCAAACAGGGCGTGGCCATGGTCACCAGTTCGGGCGTTTGGTTGGCCGATAAAAAACTGCTGCTGAAAAACGGGTTTGAAGAAGTTGACCAGGCCCCGCCGTCGTTCTCGTTGCTGGTTAAAAAATTTAATGACGCGCCCCCGCCAAGTTTCCCCACCGATTGGGACGAGCGGGCCAATCGTTACGGCCAGGGATTGACCATTATTCGTTCCGACCAATGCCCTTACATTCCCGACGCGGTGGCTATTATTGCTGACTTCTTTGCCGGGCGCAATATCCCCACGCGGGAGCTCGAATTGACCAACGCCCAGGAAGTGCAAGAATTATCGCCATCGCCCTACGGTTTGTTTGGCGTGGTGTATAACGGCAAGTTGTTGAGTTACCACTATCTGGGGCAAAAGGATTTAATCAAATTGATGGGTGATTGA
- a CDS encoding YafY family transcriptional regulator yields the protein MATTATRLISLIMLLQRRPNQKAAELADELGVSVRTLQRYMEMLDEMGIPVYSERGPHGGFSLVRGYKMPPLMLTPEEAVAVYLGTSLVEEMWGQLYQNAARGALVKLDNVLPNEQRHEIAWARRALLATHMHRIDYERLTPHLEKLRRAVRERRRLRMTYRRRSQPEPLQREVDLYALVHRWGWWYAIGYCHTRGAVRSFRVDRVIELMLLDEMFDVPVNFDIQQYLASEPHTQPQVQVCLSFAPEGALLALDDRAMWDSVDEQPDGSVVVTFAISSLEWAARVVLNYGSQVVVLQPEDLRGLVREQSQAIAALYE from the coding sequence ATGGCTACCACAGCCACGCGACTGATTTCGCTGATTATGCTGTTGCAGCGACGCCCCAACCAAAAGGCCGCCGAACTGGCGGATGAACTGGGCGTATCGGTGCGAACCTTGCAACGTTATATGGAAATGTTGGATGAAATGGGCATCCCGGTTTACTCCGAGCGAGGGCCGCACGGCGGTTTTTCCCTGGTGCGAGGGTACAAGATGCCGCCGCTGATGCTCACGCCCGAAGAGGCCGTGGCTGTGTATCTAGGTACGAGTCTGGTGGAGGAAATGTGGGGCCAGTTATATCAAAACGCCGCGCGCGGAGCGTTGGTCAAGTTAGATAACGTGCTCCCCAATGAGCAGCGGCACGAGATTGCCTGGGCGCGGCGGGCCCTCCTGGCTACCCATATGCATCGTATTGATTACGAACGCCTGACCCCTCATTTGGAAAAACTACGCCGGGCTGTTCGTGAACGGCGGCGATTGCGCATGACCTACCGGAGACGCAGCCAGCCAGAACCTTTGCAGCGTGAGGTTGATCTCTACGCCCTGGTTCATCGCTGGGGGTGGTGGTATGCCATCGGTTACTGTCATACGCGGGGGGCCGTTCGTTCTTTTCGAGTAGACCGCGTAATTGAATTGATGCTGCTTGACGAGATGTTTGATGTGCCAGTAAATTTTGATATTCAGCAGTATCTGGCTTCAGAACCACATACCCAACCACAGGTGCAAGTATGCCTTAGTTTTGCGCCGGAGGGTGCGCTCTTGGCCCTTGATGACCGGGCGATGTGGGACTCAGTAGACGAACAGCCCGATGGCTCGGTAGTGGTTACTTTTGCCATATCCAGTTTAGAATGGGCCGCCCGCGTAGTCCTGAATTATGGATCACAAGTGGTGGTGTTGCAACCGGAAGACCTGCGTGGTCTGGTGCGTGAACAGAGCCAGGCCATCGCTGCCCTATATGAATAA
- a CDS encoding radical SAM protein, with the protein SECYQIDHFDTEVLVKANAIDLLRQELARKRVKGTIGLGSMNDPYMPLEKKVNLTGRALNAIAEFGFPVHVITKSDLVLRDLDTLREINRIYAAVSFTITTADDELGKKLEPGASLVSGRLKAIQLLAKNGIHTGITMMPILPYIEDTEENITAIVQQAHAHGAAYIIPSFGVTLRDRQRAYYYQKLDQLFPAVRQHYQRRYGNQYHCPALNVEFLAGVFYELCDHYSIATRLTPYIPPPTTQMRLF; encoded by the coding sequence AGCGAGTGCTACCAGATTGACCACTTTGACACAGAGGTGCTGGTCAAAGCTAACGCCATTGACCTGTTGCGGCAGGAATTGGCCCGCAAGCGGGTCAAAGGCACTATTGGCCTGGGGTCAATGAACGATCCCTATATGCCCCTGGAAAAGAAAGTCAACCTGACCGGGAGAGCATTGAACGCAATTGCTGAATTTGGCTTTCCGGTACACGTTATCACCAAGAGCGATTTGGTGCTCCGAGATTTGGACACGCTACGGGAGATCAACCGCATCTACGCAGCGGTCAGCTTCACCATTACTACTGCTGATGATGAATTGGGCAAAAAATTGGAGCCGGGGGCGTCGTTAGTTTCGGGCCGTCTTAAAGCCATCCAGCTTTTGGCCAAAAATGGCATCCACACCGGCATTACTATGATGCCCATTTTACCCTATATTGAGGATACCGAAGAAAACATCACGGCCATCGTGCAGCAGGCGCATGCGCACGGCGCGGCCTACATCATTCCCTCGTTTGGCGTAACCCTGCGTGACCGGCAGCGAGCGTATTATTACCAAAAACTCGATCAATTATTCCCGGCAGTCAGGCAGCATTATCAGCGAAGATATGGTAATCAGTATCACTGTCCGGCGCTGAATGTCGAATTTTTGGCCGGGGTGTTTTACGAGTTATGCGATCATTATAGTATCGCCACGCGGCTGACCCCTTACATCCCTCCACCGACCACCCAAATGCGGCTGTTTTAG